Proteins encoded within one genomic window of Desulfurispira natronophila:
- the umuC gene encoding translesion error-prone DNA polymerase V subunit UmuC — protein MNTCFALVDCNSFYASCEKIFRPDLRHRPVIVLSNNDGCVVARSSEAKALGIGMGVPFYQVEDLVLRYNIAVFSSNYTLYADISQRVMATLEHLAPQVEIYSIDEAFLDLSPFSFDPSLPDLADHIRSTVRQWTGITTCIGIAPSKTLAKLANQAAKRYPATNGVVDLRDPQRQERLLRLMPASEVWGIGRKTAHRLSTMGIETAWQLATAATERLRKRLSINVSRTQRELRGEACFRFEDSPALRKQLICSRSFGERVTTIQPMSEAICTYASRAAERLRAEQLHARRLTVFIRTSPFDTSGPGYSNSAGAPLPFATNDTRHIIELATDLLSHIWRQGYAYIKGGVMLSELTSNDESPPCLFHEPQERQRSTALMEAVDHINRNGKSQIWFGGQGCSGGSWQMKRARVSPAYTSRWQDIPVVR, from the coding sequence ATGAATACCTGCTTCGCTCTGGTCGACTGCAACAGCTTTTACGCCAGTTGTGAAAAGATATTTCGCCCTGATCTTCGTCACCGTCCGGTGATTGTGCTTTCCAATAACGATGGCTGTGTGGTCGCCCGTAGCTCAGAAGCCAAAGCACTGGGGATAGGCATGGGAGTCCCCTTCTACCAGGTTGAAGATCTGGTCCTGCGATATAACATTGCTGTATTTTCTTCAAATTATACATTATATGCAGATATCTCCCAGCGAGTAATGGCCACACTGGAACACTTGGCTCCTCAAGTGGAAATTTACTCTATTGATGAGGCTTTTCTCGATCTCAGCCCTTTCTCTTTTGACCCAAGTTTGCCAGACCTGGCGGACCATATTCGGTCCACCGTTCGCCAGTGGACCGGCATTACTACCTGTATCGGAATAGCGCCGAGTAAAACTCTAGCTAAACTGGCTAATCAGGCTGCCAAGAGGTATCCTGCCACCAATGGCGTCGTAGACCTGAGGGATCCACAGCGTCAGGAGAGGCTATTGCGCCTGATGCCGGCAAGTGAGGTCTGGGGAATTGGGCGCAAAACCGCCCACCGGCTATCTACCATGGGTATCGAAACTGCTTGGCAACTCGCAACTGCCGCCACCGAGCGATTGCGCAAACGTCTTTCCATAAACGTATCCCGCACACAACGGGAACTTCGAGGTGAGGCGTGTTTTCGTTTTGAAGATTCCCCTGCACTACGCAAGCAATTGATATGCTCCCGCTCCTTTGGCGAGCGAGTTACCACTATTCAGCCTATGTCTGAAGCTATTTGCACCTATGCTTCCCGTGCAGCTGAACGATTGCGCGCAGAACAGCTCCATGCTCGTCGCCTTACTGTATTTATCCGTACCAGCCCCTTTGACACAAGTGGACCAGGGTATAGCAACTCAGCAGGCGCGCCCCTGCCCTTTGCGACCAATGACACGCGTCACATTATCGAGTTGGCAACAGATCTACTTTCACACATATGGCGCCAAGGTTACGCCTACATTAAAGGTGGGGTCATGTTGTCTGAGTTAACCAGCAATGATGAAAGCCCGCCTTGCCTGTTTCACGAACCACAGGAACGTCAGCGTTCAACTGCACTGATGGAAGCAGTTGACCACATTAATCGCAACGGTAAGAGCCAAATATGGTTTGGAGGTCAGGGGTGCTCCGGGGGAAGCTGGCAAATGAAGCGAGCCCGGGTATCACCAGCCTACACCAGCCGATGGCAGGATATACCAGTGGTTCGGTAA
- a CDS encoding PAS domain-containing sensor histidine kinase, whose translation MGSQGDPHHLDTQLLLQGVFDSAQLGICVTDHNYKYVKVNQAYCDIYGYSQEELLGQPFTIVVPPSQRTKLQQLHDDFLAEKVNEIAQHWKVLHRNGRTIDIYATAGRLSMPDGKKYKITTASDVTELKQLQRDMEFQQATLIQQSKLAELGSMIGAIAHQWQQPVNAIAIMTQSLVTLQKMGELNQASLENHEEQVMKQIRFMTQTMNDFRDFYSPSRNLEVFSVHDAVTIVRDLLKGQLIRTSTSIEIHGDATLFCLGYPSEFKQVVLNIINNSLDALDENQRLDGLINIDISSHDAERIEIRIRDNAGGIPDDLMPEKVFEPFFTTKPGKGTGIGLSLARTIIEKKFQGRIQVANIGDGVEFSLELPRYRGQEAL comes from the coding sequence ATGGGTTCCCAGGGTGACCCCCACCATCTCGATACACAACTTTTACTGCAAGGGGTCTTTGACTCAGCCCAGCTAGGTATTTGTGTCACTGACCATAACTATAAATATGTCAAGGTCAATCAAGCCTATTGCGATATATACGGTTACTCCCAAGAGGAGTTGTTGGGCCAACCTTTTACTATCGTCGTACCACCATCGCAACGTACCAAGTTGCAACAACTGCATGATGACTTTCTGGCAGAAAAGGTCAATGAAATTGCTCAGCATTGGAAGGTGCTTCACCGTAATGGCCGTACTATTGACATTTACGCTACGGCAGGTCGACTCTCCATGCCCGATGGCAAAAAATACAAGATCACCACTGCTTCCGATGTAACTGAACTTAAACAGTTGCAAAGAGATATGGAGTTCCAGCAAGCTACCTTGATCCAACAGTCCAAGCTGGCGGAGCTCGGCAGTATGATAGGCGCCATAGCTCACCAGTGGCAACAGCCAGTCAATGCCATCGCCATTATGACCCAAAGTCTGGTAACGCTCCAAAAGATGGGAGAGCTTAACCAAGCAAGTCTGGAAAACCACGAAGAGCAGGTCATGAAGCAGATACGTTTTATGACCCAAACCATGAATGATTTCCGTGACTTTTACAGCCCTTCACGCAATCTTGAAGTCTTCAGTGTGCATGATGCTGTAACTATTGTCAGGGATCTCCTCAAGGGCCAGCTCATACGAACCAGTACAAGCATAGAGATACACGGGGATGCAACTCTTTTCTGCTTGGGCTATCCCAGCGAATTCAAGCAAGTAGTCCTTAATATCATCAACAACTCTCTTGACGCTCTTGATGAAAACCAACGATTGGATGGGCTCATCAATATCGATATTTCAAGCCATGATGCAGAGCGCATAGAGATACGAATCCGGGATAATGCCGGTGGAATCCCGGACGATCTTATGCCGGAAAAGGTATTTGAGCCTTTCTTTACGACTAAACCTGGCAAGGGTACCGGTATCGGCTTGTCTTTGGCTCGTACAATTATCGAAAAAAAATTTCAGGGGCGTATACAGGTGGCCAATATTGGCGATGGTGTCGAATTTTCACTAGAGCTGCCACGCTATCGCGGCCAAGAAGCACTTTAA
- a CDS encoding pyruvate carboxylase: protein MTKPIKRILVANRGEIAIRVFRACTELGISTIAIYSKEDLLSLHRYKADEAYLIGEGKGPIEAYLDIDGIISLAKAKDIDAIHPGYGFLAENAEFARKCAENDIKFIGPHADIIDKMGDKVTAKEIAISAGLPVIPGTEKPVKTQQDSLIFAKQHGYPIMIKAAAGGGGRGMRIARNKDELFDNIESAKNEALKAFGNDSVFLEKMLEKPKHIEVQILGDEHGNIVHMYERDCSIQRRHQKVIEVAPCLTISDSQRKAICDDAVLLAKKVGYVNAGTVEFLLDSDGKHYFIEMNPRIQVEHTVTEVVTGWDIVQAQINIAKGLSLDSPLIGIKSQMDIGLHGYAIQCRVTTEDPSNNFMPDTGRITAYRSASGFGVRLDAGNAFEGAEISPHYDSLLVKVTTWGKTLEKAARKMNRSLLEFRIRGVNTNLVFLENVISDPKFRSGETDTTYIESNPDLFQFREKRDRATKTLRFIGDIVVNGTEGIPKGKPAGVTFLPPIVPDTRGMQVMDGTKQILDKQGPEGLAKWMKEQKRLLITDTTMRDAHQSLFATRMRTRDMTRIASACAATMPQMFSYEMWGGATFDVAYRFLKESPWERMQLLRELIPNTLFQMLLRGANAVGYTNYPDNVVRDFIRISAREGMDIYRIFDSLNWLDGMKVAVEEVRKLDKVAEACICYTGDILDKKRSKYDLKYYVNMAKELEKMGAHVLGIKDMAGLLKPYAATELVKALKDNIDIPIHFHTHDTSANAITTVMKAAEAGVDAVDLAMASMAELTSQPSLNAILYALKDTDRDPGIDIDSAQQISNYFEIIRDYYAPFESGLKAGNAEVYEHEIPGGQYSNLRPQAISLGLGERFDDIKKKYAQVNDILGDIVKVTPSSKVVGDLALFMIRNDIETKEQLVERGSKMGFPDSVVSYFKGMMGQPMGGFPGDLQKVVLKGEEAITCRPGELLEPVDLKALQKELTTKFNFPATDVDAISYALYDRVLEDFFKAQDNYGDVSVLDTPTFFYGLDVGEQVEVEIEAGKTLVVKLIDVGEPNEKGMRPVRFELNGVARTIYVKDNEASKNVVSREKADLSNPGHLAASMPGKVFKLLVKEGDSVKKDQALVVTEAMKMETKVSTGKAGKVAKILVLEGEEVDSGDLLVVVE, encoded by the coding sequence ATGACCAAGCCAATTAAACGCATTCTTGTCGCTAATCGTGGCGAAATTGCCATTCGGGTATTTCGTGCTTGTACTGAACTGGGGATCAGTACTATCGCTATTTACTCAAAAGAAGATTTGCTCAGCTTGCACCGATACAAAGCCGATGAAGCCTATCTCATTGGTGAAGGCAAGGGACCCATTGAGGCTTATCTGGATATTGACGGCATAATTTCACTGGCCAAGGCTAAGGACATAGACGCTATTCACCCTGGCTATGGCTTTTTGGCTGAAAATGCTGAATTTGCTCGCAAGTGTGCTGAAAACGATATTAAGTTCATTGGCCCTCATGCAGATATTATCGATAAAATGGGAGATAAAGTTACTGCCAAGGAAATCGCCATTTCCGCAGGCCTACCTGTGATTCCTGGTACAGAAAAACCAGTAAAAACTCAGCAAGATTCCCTGATATTTGCCAAACAACACGGTTATCCTATTATGATTAAAGCTGCTGCTGGTGGCGGTGGTCGTGGCATGCGCATTGCCCGCAATAAGGATGAGCTATTTGATAACATTGAGTCTGCCAAAAATGAGGCCCTCAAGGCTTTTGGGAATGACTCTGTCTTTCTGGAAAAAATGCTGGAAAAACCCAAGCATATTGAAGTTCAAATCCTCGGGGATGAGCATGGCAACATTGTGCACATGTATGAGCGGGATTGCTCCATTCAGCGTCGACATCAGAAGGTAATTGAGGTTGCCCCCTGTCTTACTATTAGCGACTCACAGCGTAAGGCCATCTGTGACGATGCCGTTTTGCTAGCCAAAAAGGTTGGCTATGTCAACGCCGGCACCGTAGAATTTCTATTGGATAGCGATGGCAAGCACTACTTTATTGAGATGAACCCCCGGATCCAGGTGGAACATACAGTTACGGAAGTGGTTACCGGGTGGGATATTGTTCAGGCTCAAATCAATATTGCCAAAGGTCTTAGCCTTGACTCTCCTCTCATTGGAATTAAGAGCCAGATGGATATTGGCCTCCACGGCTACGCCATTCAGTGTCGCGTGACTACGGAAGATCCATCAAATAATTTTATGCCCGATACTGGTCGCATAACTGCCTATCGCAGTGCTTCGGGTTTTGGCGTGCGTCTTGATGCCGGCAATGCTTTTGAAGGTGCGGAGATCTCACCCCACTACGATTCACTGCTGGTAAAGGTCACCACTTGGGGAAAAACTCTGGAGAAGGCCGCTCGTAAAATGAATCGCTCTTTGCTGGAGTTCCGTATCCGTGGAGTCAATACCAATTTGGTTTTCCTGGAAAATGTCATATCAGATCCCAAGTTTCGCTCAGGCGAGACTGATACCACCTATATTGAAAGCAACCCTGACCTTTTCCAGTTTAGAGAAAAACGTGATCGTGCTACTAAAACATTGCGTTTCATTGGTGACATTGTCGTTAATGGAACGGAAGGTATTCCCAAGGGAAAACCAGCGGGGGTAACTTTTTTACCGCCGATTGTCCCTGACACACGTGGCATGCAGGTCATGGATGGCACCAAGCAGATACTAGACAAGCAAGGACCGGAAGGTTTGGCAAAATGGATGAAAGAGCAAAAGCGCTTGCTCATCACAGATACAACCATGCGCGATGCTCACCAGTCTCTTTTTGCCACTCGTATGCGCACCCGCGATATGACTCGAATAGCCAGCGCATGTGCGGCAACCATGCCTCAGATGTTCAGCTATGAAATGTGGGGTGGAGCCACCTTTGATGTAGCTTATCGTTTCCTTAAGGAGTCTCCGTGGGAGCGAATGCAGCTACTGCGAGAATTGATCCCCAATACTCTCTTCCAGATGCTGCTTCGTGGTGCAAATGCAGTGGGTTACACAAACTACCCTGACAATGTAGTGCGCGATTTTATCCGCATTTCTGCAAGGGAAGGGATGGATATCTACCGTATTTTTGATTCACTTAACTGGCTTGACGGCATGAAAGTCGCCGTAGAAGAAGTGCGCAAACTGGATAAGGTGGCAGAGGCGTGTATCTGTTATACTGGTGATATTCTTGATAAAAAACGCTCAAAATACGATCTCAAATACTATGTCAACATGGCCAAAGAGCTTGAGAAAATGGGTGCCCATGTGCTGGGTATAAAAGACATGGCAGGTCTTCTGAAGCCATACGCAGCCACTGAACTGGTAAAGGCTCTTAAGGATAATATTGATATACCCATCCATTTTCACACCCATGATACCAGTGCCAACGCCATAACTACCGTAATGAAGGCGGCAGAGGCAGGAGTTGACGCCGTAGACTTGGCAATGGCCAGCATGGCGGAGCTTACGAGTCAGCCCTCGCTCAACGCCATTCTCTATGCACTCAAGGATACTGACCGGGATCCAGGCATCGATATTGACAGCGCCCAGCAGATTTCAAACTACTTTGAAATTATCCGCGACTACTATGCTCCTTTTGAAAGTGGGCTAAAAGCTGGTAATGCCGAAGTGTATGAGCACGAAATACCAGGCGGCCAATACTCCAACCTTCGCCCACAGGCGATATCTCTGGGGTTGGGCGAACGGTTTGACGACATTAAGAAGAAATACGCTCAGGTTAATGACATTCTGGGGGATATTGTCAAGGTAACTCCTTCATCCAAAGTAGTTGGTGATCTGGCTCTCTTTATGATCCGAAACGATATAGAGACCAAGGAACAGTTGGTGGAGCGGGGCTCCAAGATGGGTTTCCCCGACAGTGTCGTCTCTTATTTCAAGGGCATGATGGGGCAGCCTATGGGGGGATTTCCGGGGGATCTGCAAAAGGTTGTTCTCAAAGGTGAAGAAGCCATTACCTGTCGTCCCGGTGAACTGTTAGAGCCGGTAGATCTGAAAGCCTTGCAAAAGGAGCTGACCACCAAGTTCAACTTCCCCGCCACTGACGTAGATGCCATAAGTTATGCTTTATACGATCGGGTACTGGAAGACTTCTTCAAAGCTCAGGATAATTACGGCGATGTCAGTGTGCTGGATACCCCGACTTTCTTCTATGGGCTGGATGTTGGTGAGCAGGTGGAAGTCGAGATTGAAGCTGGTAAGACTTTGGTTGTGAAGTTGATCGATGTGGGTGAGCCCAATGAGAAAGGTATGCGCCCAGTACGCTTCGAGCTCAATGGGGTAGCACGTACTATATATGTCAAAGATAATGAAGCCTCCAAGAACGTGGTCAGTCGTGAAAAGGCTGATCTCTCCAACCCCGGGCACCTTGCTGCGTCCATGCCTGGAAAGGTATTCAAACTGCTGGTGAAGGAAGGTGACAGTGTTAAAAAAGACCAGGCACTGGTTGTCACCGAGGCTATGAAAATGGAGACCAAAGTGTCTACAGGGAAAGCAGGTAAAGTAGCAAAAATTCTCGTCTTAGAAGGCGAAGAGGTTGACTCTGGAGACCTGCTGGTGGTTGTCGAATAA
- the umuD gene encoding translesion error-prone DNA polymerase V autoproteolytic subunit: MTTDVQIIGKPITEPSLYPSIPHFCETVMAGFPSPAQDYIERNLDLNELCIRNPTATYFVQAQGDSMIEGNIHPGDTLVVDRSLEPRHGDVVIAALQGELTMKRLELHPSLRLVPMNPSYQPIAIIPDEGLDILGVVTHVLHTLRQI; this comes from the coding sequence ATGACAACCGACGTTCAAATAATAGGTAAACCTATAACAGAGCCAAGCCTCTATCCTTCTATACCGCACTTTTGCGAAACGGTAATGGCCGGCTTCCCCTCACCGGCCCAAGACTACATTGAGCGCAACCTTGACCTCAATGAACTTTGTATTCGCAATCCTACCGCCACCTACTTTGTTCAGGCCCAGGGAGACTCTATGATAGAGGGGAATATTCACCCCGGCGATACTTTAGTAGTAGACCGCTCCCTTGAGCCCCGCCACGGCGATGTTGTTATAGCCGCACTGCAAGGTGAGCTCACTATGAAACGCTTGGAGCTCCACCCTTCACTACGCCTTGTGCCAATGAATCCTTCCTATCAGCCAATTGCCATTATTCCTGATGAGGGCTTGGACATCCTGGGCGTAGTTACCCACGTCCTTCATACATTGCGCCAAATATGA